From one Deinococcus sp. NW-56 genomic stretch:
- a CDS encoding VOC family protein → MASPILDLAGVTLEVNHLPRGVRFYTQVLGLTLLEHDEERGVAQFRVNDAQTLTLWKPVTRQPNDPRLAPLHAQGASHLHYAWQIHPHELDRCKALLDEHGLPWQEIDLGTPERPDPTVYFFDPFGHGLELRGVDLADERRPTYPPTPEDGERGPHALPVLGLREVALAFGDYPAMKERLPRAYGFAFAKEQPDRDFAQFTLGPDPEPDGNGTPRRWLYAWDPQVGLADMFGGDHVYAQFYARVEEVRDRVQAAGLPHVEEGGVLAVRDPEGHVFEFRPPR, encoded by the coding sequence ATGGCTTCCCCTATCCTCGACCTCGCGGGCGTCACGCTGGAGGTCAACCACCTGCCGCGCGGGGTGCGCTTCTACACCCAGGTCCTCGGTCTGACCCTGCTGGAGCACGACGAGGAGCGGGGCGTGGCCCAGTTCCGGGTGAACGACGCGCAGACCCTGACCCTCTGGAAGCCGGTCACCCGGCAGCCGAACGACCCCCGGCTCGCGCCCCTGCACGCGCAGGGGGCCTCGCACCTGCATTACGCGTGGCAGATTCACCCCCACGAGCTGGACCGCTGCAAGGCCCTGCTGGACGAACACGGCCTGCCCTGGCAGGAGATCGACCTCGGCACCCCCGAGCGGCCCGACCCCACCGTGTACTTCTTCGACCCCTTCGGACACGGGCTGGAGCTGCGCGGGGTGGACCTTGCCGACGAGCGGCGACCGACCTACCCCCCCACGCCGGAGGACGGCGAGCGCGGCCCCCACGCCCTGCCCGTGCTGGGGCTGCGCGAGGTGGCGCTTGCCTTCGGGGACTACCCGGCGATGAAGGAGCGGCTGCCCCGCGCCTACGGGTTTGCCTTCGCCAAGGAACAGCCCGACCGCGACTTCGCGCAGTTCACCCTGGGGCCAGACCCCGAACCCGACGGGAACGGCACCCCCCGGCGCTGGCTGTACGCCTGGGACCCGCAGGTGGGACTGGCCGACATGTTCGGCGGCGACCACGTCTACGCCCAGTTTTACGCCCGGGTGGAGGAGGTCCGCGACCGGGTGCAGGCTGCCGGGCTGCCCCATGTGGAGGAAGGCGGCGTTCTCGCCGTGCGTGACCCGGAAGGCCACGTGTTCGAGTTCCGGCCGCCGCGCTAG
- a CDS encoding IS5 family transposase — protein sequence MTRRGYPSDVDDDTYLFLLPYLLLSRADAGQRKYPIRDVLNALLWMARTGAQWSYLPNDFPPAETVRQQAHRWFVAGCFENAAHDLRILARVEQGRDPEPSAVVMDSRTLQSTPESGHRAGYDGAKKRKGTKVHLAVDTLGHVLAILTSPANEQDRAQVKDLCLEVQEATGAQVEVAFVDQGYTGVQTALDATDAGVELVVVKRPEATKGFILLPKRWVVERSFAWLARFRRLSRDLERLPSTLVGFHFLAACILLCHNLTPLFA from the coding sequence GTGACGCGGCGAGGCTACCCCAGCGACGTTGACGACGACACCTACTTGTTCCTGCTCCCGTACCTGCTGCTCAGCCGTGCGGATGCAGGTCAACGGAAGTACCCCATCCGGGATGTCCTGAACGCCTTGCTGTGGATGGCCCGCACGGGGGCGCAGTGGAGCTATCTTCCAAACGACTTTCCTCCTGCGGAGACGGTGCGCCAACAGGCGCACCGTTGGTTCGTGGCAGGCTGCTTCGAGAATGCCGCCCACGACCTGCGAATCCTGGCCCGGGTGGAGCAAGGTCGAGATCCCGAGCCGTCCGCGGTGGTCATGGACAGCCGAACCCTCCAAAGCACACCTGAAAGCGGTCACCGTGCGGGCTATGACGGGGCCAAGAAGCGCAAGGGCACCAAGGTTCACCTCGCCGTGGACACCCTGGGACACGTGCTGGCTATCCTCACTTCCCCAGCCAACGAACAGGACAGGGCACAGGTCAAAGACCTGTGCCTAGAGGTGCAGGAAGCCACCGGAGCACAGGTGGAAGTCGCCTTCGTGGATCAAGGGTATACGGGAGTCCAGACCGCGTTAGACGCGACGGATGCGGGCGTCGAGCTGGTCGTCGTGAAGCGTCCAGAAGCGACCAAGGGGTTCATCCTGCTTCCGAAACGCTGGGTGGTTGAACGTTCGTTTGCGTGGCTGGCACGCTTCCGGAGGCTGAGCCGAGATCTGGAACGCCTTCCCTCCACATTGGTTGGGTTCCACTTCCTCGCCGCCTGCATTCTGCTCTGCCACAACCTCACGCCACTTTTTGCTTAG
- a CDS encoding IS701 family transposase → MARSLPRWTRHFPTWFAPFLVHFRHRAQRTWAPLYVRGLCSTVHRKSMQPLAAVVAPGKEDHLQQFITDSPWLTEPLETLLAQRAQQMLGGKDAVLIIDDTCLTKFGTKSVGVARQYSGQVGKITPCQCLVSLTLAQHDLPVPLALRLFLPQEWTNDPARLRAAGVPLEHQPPQTKCELALKELDRVRPHVTFGMVLADAGYGVNARFRQALTERGLLWSVGITRTQTVYPRDVRLIPIPRIFRGRKPTHPTPSEDRLSVEEVLAGAAWQHLVWRHGTKGPLSGRFAAEYVRLADGEEYARSQHLPGQAAWIIGEQRRGEERKYYVCNLPPDTPLSRLVEVTKRRWACELSHRELKDEVGLDHFEGRSWQGLHHHAVLCMVALTFLQWLRLTQPDDLRGDTIPAIRAEVAGDLPLPPPCRRCHTCTALFSGP, encoded by the coding sequence ATGGCTCGTTCTCTGCCTCGCTGGACCCGACATTTCCCTACCTGGTTTGCGCCCTTTCTGGTGCATTTTCGCCACCGAGCCCAGCGGACCTGGGCGCCTCTGTACGTCCGTGGATTGTGCAGCACGGTCCACCGAAAAAGCATGCAGCCCTTGGCTGCCGTCGTGGCGCCCGGGAAAGAGGACCATCTCCAGCAGTTCATCACCGACAGCCCCTGGCTGACCGAACCCCTGGAAACCCTGCTCGCTCAGCGGGCTCAGCAGATGCTGGGTGGCAAAGACGCCGTGCTGATCATCGACGACACCTGCTTGACAAAGTTCGGCACCAAGTCTGTCGGCGTCGCCCGTCAGTATTCCGGGCAGGTCGGGAAGATCACCCCCTGTCAATGCCTCGTCTCCCTGACGTTGGCGCAGCACGACTTGCCGGTTCCGCTCGCCCTACGGCTCTTCTTGCCACAGGAGTGGACCAACGATCCCGCTCGGCTCAGGGCGGCTGGTGTTCCGTTGGAACACCAGCCGCCACAGACCAAGTGCGAACTGGCGCTGAAAGAGTTGGACCGGGTGCGTCCACACGTCACCTTCGGCATGGTTCTGGCGGATGCGGGGTACGGCGTGAACGCCCGGTTCCGGCAGGCACTCACCGAGCGAGGACTGCTGTGGTCGGTCGGCATCACCCGCACGCAGACGGTCTATCCCAGGGACGTTCGCTTGATCCCCATCCCTCGGATCTTCCGGGGCAGGAAACCGACGCACCCAACCCCATCCGAGGACCGACTGTCGGTAGAAGAAGTGCTGGCGGGTGCTGCATGGCAGCACCTGGTATGGCGACATGGAACCAAAGGCCCGCTCTCCGGACGCTTCGCGGCTGAATACGTTCGCCTGGCAGACGGGGAGGAGTACGCTCGCAGTCAACATCTGCCGGGTCAAGCCGCCTGGATCATCGGAGAACAGCGACGAGGTGAGGAGCGCAAATACTACGTCTGCAATCTGCCCCCTGACACGCCGTTGTCGCGGTTGGTGGAAGTCACCAAGCGCCGCTGGGCGTGTGAGCTGAGCCACCGGGAGCTGAAGGACGAAGTCGGGCTGGACCACTTCGAGGGCCGGTCCTGGCAAGGTCTGCATCACCACGCCGTGCTGTGTATGGTGGCCCTGACCTTCCTGCAATGGCTTCGCCTCACCCAGCCCGACGACCTCAGAGGCGACACCATTCCGGCCATTCGAGCGGAGGTGGCAGGGGACTTGCCCCTGCCACCTCCTTGCCGCCGATGTCACACCTGCACCGCCTTATTCAGCGGCCCCTGA
- a CDS encoding IS5 family transposase encodes MTRRGYPSDVDDDTYLFLLPYLLLSRADAGQRKHPIRDVLNALLWMARTGAQWSYLPNDFPPAETVRQQAHRWFVAGCFENAAHDLRILARVEQGRDPEPSAVVMDSRTLQSTPESGHRAGYDGAKKRKGTKVHLAVDTLGHVLAILTSPANEQDRAQVKDLCLEVQEATGAQVEVAFVDQGYTGVQTALDATDAGVELVVVKRPEATKGFILLPKRWVVERSFAWLARFRRLSRDLERLPSTLVGFHFLAACILLCHNLTPLFA; translated from the coding sequence GTGACGCGGCGAGGCTACCCCAGCGACGTTGACGACGACACCTACTTGTTCCTGCTCCCGTACCTGCTGCTCAGCCGTGCGGATGCAGGTCAACGGAAGCACCCCATCCGGGATGTCCTGAACGCCTTGCTGTGGATGGCCCGCACGGGGGCGCAGTGGAGCTATCTTCCAAACGACTTTCCTCCTGCGGAGACGGTGCGCCAACAGGCGCACCGTTGGTTCGTGGCAGGCTGCTTCGAGAATGCCGCCCACGACCTGCGAATCCTGGCCCGGGTGGAGCAAGGTCGAGATCCCGAGCCGTCCGCGGTGGTCATGGACAGCCGAACCCTCCAAAGCACACCTGAAAGCGGTCACCGTGCGGGCTATGACGGGGCCAAGAAGCGCAAGGGCACCAAGGTTCACCTCGCCGTGGACACCCTGGGACACGTGCTGGCTATCCTCACTTCCCCAGCCAACGAACAGGACAGGGCACAGGTCAAAGACCTGTGCCTAGAGGTGCAGGAAGCCACCGGAGCACAGGTGGAAGTCGCCTTCGTGGATCAAGGGTATACGGGAGTCCAGACCGCGTTAGACGCGACGGATGCGGGCGTCGAGCTGGTCGTCGTGAAGCGTCCAGAAGCGACCAAGGGGTTCATCCTGCTTCCGAAACGCTGGGTGGTTGAACGTTCGTTTGCGTGGCTGGCACGCTTCCGGAGGCTGAGCCGAGATCTGGAACGCCTTCCCTCCACATTGGTTGGGTTCCACTTCCTCGCCGCCTGCATTCTGCTCTGCCACAACCTCACGCCACTTTTTGCTTAG
- a CDS encoding IS701 family transposase → MARSLPRWTRHFPTWFAPFLVHFRHRAQRTWAPLYVRGLCSTVHRKSMQPLAAVVAPGKEDHLQQFITDSPWLTEPLETLLAQRAQQMLGGKDAVLIIDDTCLTKFGTKSVGVARQYSGQVGKITPCQCLVSLTLAQHDLPVPLALRLFLPQEWTNDPARLRAAGVPLEHQPPQTKCELALKELDRVRPHVTFGMVLADAGYGVNARFRQALTERGLLWSVGITRTQTVYPRDVRLIPIPRIFRGRKPTHPTPSEDRLSVEEVLAGAAWQHLVWRHGTKGPLSGRFAAEYVRLADGEEYARSQHLPGQAAWIIGEQRRGEERKYYVCNLPPDTPLSRLVEVTKRRWACELSHRELKDEVGLDHFEGRSWQGLHHHAVLCMVALTFLQWLRLTQPDDLRGDTIPAIRAEVAGDLPLPPPCRRCHTCTALFSGP, encoded by the coding sequence ATGGCTCGTTCTCTGCCTCGCTGGACCCGACATTTCCCTACCTGGTTTGCGCCCTTTCTGGTGCATTTTCGCCACCGAGCCCAGCGGACCTGGGCGCCTCTGTACGTCCGTGGATTGTGCAGCACGGTCCACCGAAAAAGCATGCAGCCCTTGGCTGCCGTCGTGGCGCCCGGGAAAGAGGACCATCTCCAGCAGTTCATCACCGACAGCCCCTGGCTGACCGAACCCCTGGAAACCCTGCTCGCTCAGCGGGCTCAGCAGATGCTGGGTGGCAAAGACGCCGTGCTGATCATCGACGACACCTGCTTGACAAAGTTCGGCACCAAGTCTGTCGGCGTCGCCCGTCAGTATTCCGGGCAGGTCGGGAAGATCACCCCCTGTCAATGCCTCGTCTCCCTGACGTTGGCCCAGCACGACTTGCCGGTTCCGCTCGCCCTACGGCTCTTCTTGCCACAGGAGTGGACCAACGATCCCGCTCGGCTCAGGGCGGCTGGTGTTCCGTTGGAACACCAGCCGCCACAGACCAAGTGCGAACTGGCGCTGAAAGAGTTGGACCGGGTGCGTCCACACGTCACCTTCGGCATGGTTCTGGCGGATGCGGGGTACGGCGTGAACGCCCGGTTCCGGCAGGCACTCACCGAGCGAGGACTGCTGTGGTCGGTCGGCATCACCCGCACGCAGACGGTCTATCCCAGGGACGTTCGCTTGATCCCCATCCCTCGGATCTTCCGGGGCAGGAAACCGACGCACCCAACCCCATCCGAGGACCGACTGTCGGTAGAAGAAGTGCTGGCGGGTGCTGCATGGCAGCACCTGGTATGGCGACATGGAACCAAAGGCCCGCTCTCCGGACGCTTCGCGGCTGAATACGTTCGCCTGGCAGACGGGGAGGAGTACGCTCGCAGTCAACATCTGCCGGGTCAAGCCGCCTGGATCATCGGAGAACAGCGACGAGGTGAGGAGCGCAAATACTACGTCTGCAATCTGCCCCCTGACACGCCGTTGTCGCGGTTGGTGGAAGTCACCAAGCGCCGCTGGGCGTGTGAGCTGAGCCACCGGGAGCTGAAGGACGAAGTCGGGCTGGACCACTTCGAGGGCCGGTCCTGGCAAGGTCTGCATCACCACGCCGTGCTGTGTATGGTGGCCCTGACCTTCCTGCAATGGCTTCGCCTCACCCAGCCCGACGACCTCAGAGGCGACACCATTCCGGCCATTCGAGCGGAGGTGGCAGGGGACTTGCCCCTGCCACCTCCTTGCCGCCGATGTCACACCTGCACCGCCTTATTCAGCGGCCCCTGA
- a CDS encoding restriction endonuclease, whose translation MARASRTLNPLHFEDLEPHRFEDLVRQLAYDYRAWSSIEASGCGGADDGIDIRAFESSVVPEVLDEEEDEAPLGLPTPGRLWIFQCKREKRITPKQVERYVQESITGEQVPYGFILAAACDFSKKSYDAFRAALVGTGVQEFHLWGKAECVRWRNPAGVAGVIRHLPLV comes from the coding sequence ATGGCGCGCGCCTCCCGTACCCTGAACCCCCTGCACTTCGAGGATCTGGAACCCCACCGGTTTGAGGATCTCGTCCGGCAACTCGCCTACGATTACCGTGCCTGGAGCAGCATCGAAGCCAGCGGATGTGGGGGCGCGGACGACGGCATCGATATCCGCGCCTTCGAGAGCAGCGTCGTGCCCGAGGTGCTGGATGAGGAGGAGGACGAAGCTCCTCTTGGGTTGCCCACGCCAGGGCGCCTCTGGATCTTCCAGTGCAAGCGGGAAAAGCGCATCACGCCGAAACAGGTCGAGCGGTATGTCCAGGAGAGCATCACAGGAGAGCAAGTGCCCTACGGCTTCATCCTGGCTGCGGCCTGCGACTTCAGCAAGAAGTCCTATGACGCCTTCCGCGCTGCCCTGGTAGGGACAGGCGTGCAAGAGTTCCACCTGTGGGGGAAGGCAGAATGCGTACGCTGGCGTAATCCGGCGGGGGTCGCTGGAGTTATCCGGCACCTTCCGCTGGTCTAA
- a CDS encoding M23 family metallopeptidase, producing MNQSHSRSSAPALPSLVRAACFVATALLFGTADAYTVKPGDTLYRLAQLHGTTVAELIRLNSLTSTTLEVGQTLRLPGVSTATANASVPGTVPSRISGVTVNAPATLRMGDAFILRLSGPGAAQATVRFLSEAGEDVRLPGERLTPIPAGNEFIVLGRVVLGKNTPVVYEIQVGQDVLQGRIPVTGLPQPLQRLNLPPRIASKLEDPARKAEDTAVEQAYARRTAQAWSRPFQPAAAVRAQSSAFGQPRTYVANGPVAYHYGTDYLAPAGTPVMAVNDGTVVVAGMYPVRGGLVVIDHGAGLTSLYFHQRAVTVKVGQKVTRGQKVGEVGSTGLSTGAHLHLEMRVRGEGTDPAGWMNRLWPK from the coding sequence ATGAACCAGTCACACTCCAGGTCCAGCGCTCCTGCCCTGCCCAGCCTCGTGCGGGCGGCGTGCTTTGTGGCGACCGCCCTCCTCTTCGGGACAGCCGACGCCTACACCGTCAAGCCAGGCGACACGCTCTACCGTCTCGCGCAGCTTCACGGGACGACCGTCGCTGAACTTATCCGCCTCAATAGCCTGACGAGCACCACCCTGGAGGTCGGGCAGACCCTTCGCCTTCCGGGCGTGAGCACCGCGACAGCCAACGCGTCTGTTCCAGGTACAGTGCCTTCCCGCATAAGTGGGGTCACCGTCAACGCGCCCGCCACCCTGCGAATGGGGGACGCGTTCATCCTGCGGCTGAGCGGTCCGGGAGCTGCGCAGGCCACCGTGCGCTTTCTCAGCGAGGCAGGCGAGGACGTACGTCTGCCGGGAGAGCGTCTGACGCCCATCCCCGCAGGAAATGAATTCATCGTACTGGGGCGCGTCGTCCTCGGGAAAAACACCCCCGTGGTGTACGAGATCCAGGTAGGGCAGGACGTGCTGCAAGGCCGCATTCCCGTCACCGGACTGCCGCAGCCTCTGCAACGGCTCAACCTGCCGCCCCGCATTGCCAGCAAGCTCGAAGACCCCGCCCGAAAGGCTGAGGACACCGCCGTCGAACAGGCCTATGCCCGGCGAACGGCGCAGGCGTGGTCTCGTCCCTTCCAGCCCGCAGCGGCTGTGCGGGCGCAAAGCAGCGCCTTCGGACAACCGCGGACCTATGTCGCGAACGGGCCGGTCGCGTACCACTACGGCACGGATTACCTGGCCCCGGCAGGAACGCCCGTGATGGCCGTGAACGATGGAACGGTCGTGGTGGCGGGCATGTACCCGGTGCGCGGGGGTCTGGTGGTCATTGACCACGGGGCGGGACTGACCAGCCTGTACTTTCACCAGCGTGCCGTGACGGTCAAGGTCGGGCAGAAGGTCACCCGGGGGCAGAAGGTGGGTGAGGTGGGCAGCACCGGACTGAGCACGGGCGCCCACCTTCACCTGGAGATGCGGGTGCGCGGCGAGGGCACCGACCCCGCTGGGTGGATGAATCGTCTCTGGCCAAAGTAA
- a CDS encoding S9 family peptidase, giving the protein MPDLLRLALLLACSTGVAAAQAPQNNQEPLSIERMRARSYPGSALTTRQPLSPGANYRRSVVSYQSDGLRINALLTVPSGTPPKGGWPAIVFNHGYIPPQQYRTTERYGAYVDAFARAGFAVLKPDYRGHGASQGEPADTAYWSPEYTTDVLNAFASLQKLKGVNPERIGMWGHSMGGHITLRAMVINPGIKAGNIWAGVVGPYDLIFRDLPRWGSGSTRDDPQARMLAKYGTPERSPALYQAISPNFFLKDLKGRPLQLHHGTGDTHVPISFSQSLAAGLKAAKQPHTFFSYPGDDHNLSRNLGVALRRSVEFFKKTL; this is encoded by the coding sequence ATGCCTGACCTTCTCCGACTTGCCCTGCTCCTGGCCTGTTCCACTGGCGTCGCCGCGGCTCAGGCACCGCAGAACAACCAAGAGCCCCTCTCCATCGAGCGCATGCGCGCCCGCTCGTACCCTGGCAGTGCCCTGACGACCCGCCAACCACTCTCGCCCGGCGCCAACTACCGGCGCAGCGTCGTGTCCTACCAGTCTGACGGCCTGCGCATCAACGCGCTGCTCACGGTGCCCAGCGGGACCCCCCCGAAGGGAGGTTGGCCCGCCATCGTCTTCAACCACGGCTATATCCCCCCGCAGCAGTACCGCACGACCGAACGGTACGGGGCCTACGTGGACGCCTTTGCACGTGCAGGATTCGCCGTCCTGAAGCCCGACTACCGGGGGCACGGCGCTTCCCAGGGCGAGCCAGCGGACACGGCGTACTGGTCCCCCGAGTACACCACGGACGTCCTGAACGCGTTCGCCTCCCTCCAGAAACTCAAGGGGGTGAACCCGGAACGGATCGGGATGTGGGGTCACTCCATGGGCGGACATATCACCTTGCGGGCCATGGTGATCAATCCCGGCATCAAGGCGGGCAACATCTGGGCAGGCGTGGTGGGGCCGTACGACCTGATCTTTAGGGACCTGCCTCGTTGGGGAAGCGGCTCCACCCGGGATGATCCCCAGGCGCGGATGCTCGCCAAGTACGGCACGCCGGAGCGCAGCCCAGCCCTCTACCAGGCCATCTCCCCGAACTTCTTTCTCAAGGACCTCAAGGGGCGTCCCTTGCAGCTGCATCACGGCACGGGCGACACGCATGTGCCCATCAGCTTCTCGCAGTCGCTCGCGGCGGGGTTGAAGGCCGCGAAACAGCCCCACACGTTCTTCTCCTACCCCGGGGATGATCACAACCTCAGCCGCAACCTCGGCGTGGCCCTCCGGCGGTCCGTGGAATTCTTCAAGAAGACCCTTTAG
- a CDS encoding peptidase C39 family protein, whose product MKPLRILLPGALLGSAVAAPYSQQTSFGRPSPLIQAAQKQTSIPSSWQPLPSARQGTLEGAVVEVAPFNELIPSWNVTGPATSAVAVQVRVRRPDGRWTPYFSFGTWSAAGARASARVSRTADGTVNTDTLTLPFRATAFQYKATLGPGLKAHLLSFNTADTALRFGGQGQAGQAQVWNTVLKVPGLSQMIYPNGGPIWCSPTSVSMILGFWNRPVRVPDAAQATYDRTYDGFGNWPFNTAYAATQGLQALVTRLGSLRDAEAYIAQGLPLALSVRFKAGELPGAPLSWSNGHLLVLTGFDAQGNPVVNDPAARNDAGVKRTYPRAVFERLWLNHAGGMAYVMAPRP is encoded by the coding sequence GTGAAGCCCCTGCGGATCCTTCTGCCCGGCGCACTCCTCGGCTCAGCCGTCGCCGCGCCCTACAGCCAGCAGACCAGCTTCGGCCGTCCGTCTCCCCTGATCCAAGCGGCGCAGAAGCAGACCAGTATTCCGTCCAGCTGGCAGCCCCTGCCGAGCGCCCGGCAGGGAACGTTGGAAGGCGCAGTGGTCGAAGTCGCGCCCTTCAACGAGTTGATTCCCAGTTGGAACGTGACAGGCCCGGCCACCAGTGCCGTCGCCGTGCAGGTTCGCGTACGGCGTCCAGACGGCCGCTGGACGCCGTACTTCAGCTTCGGGACCTGGAGCGCGGCAGGAGCCCGCGCGAGCGCCCGGGTCAGCCGCACGGCCGACGGCACGGTGAACACCGATACCCTCACCCTGCCCTTCCGCGCCACGGCCTTTCAGTACAAGGCCACGCTCGGTCCAGGCCTGAAAGCTCACCTGCTGTCCTTCAACACAGCAGATACCGCCCTGCGGTTCGGGGGGCAGGGACAGGCAGGACAGGCCCAGGTTTGGAACACCGTGCTGAAGGTCCCCGGTCTCTCCCAGATGATCTACCCGAATGGTGGCCCTATCTGGTGCAGCCCGACCAGCGTCAGCATGATCCTGGGCTTCTGGAACCGGCCCGTGCGGGTGCCGGACGCGGCCCAGGCAACGTACGACCGCACCTACGACGGGTTCGGCAACTGGCCCTTCAATACCGCGTACGCCGCCACCCAAGGTCTCCAAGCGCTCGTCACGCGCCTGGGCAGCCTGCGAGACGCCGAGGCCTACATTGCCCAGGGACTCCCCCTGGCGCTGAGCGTGCGCTTCAAGGCGGGCGAGTTGCCCGGCGCGCCCCTCTCCTGGTCGAACGGCCACCTGTTGGTCCTCACCGGGTTCGACGCCCAGGGCAACCCCGTGGTCAACGACCCCGCCGCCAGAAACGACGCCGGCGTCAAGCGGACCTACCCGCGCGCCGTGTTCGAGCGGCTGTGGCTCAACCATGCGGGCGGCATGGCGTACGTGATGGCGCCCCGCCCCTGA